A single Anopheles funestus chromosome 2RL, idAnoFuneDA-416_04, whole genome shotgun sequence DNA region contains:
- the LOC125763200 gene encoding uncharacterized protein LOC125763200 has translation MGVISHNHKHHVHTLLWRIRKNHTRIQQLRSMKTQSTQGTTSLAPLIIQARTMASTGLWRRFLERFKRFVVNLLTTTSAHGIGHVVQQGLHIIERIIWISCISIGVYGMVALSQRIWNRFQTSPTVISMDRNMYFWNTSFPSLTICSHRRIDEDKLAHYIRLRGFDEDDAEQFREFVVLLANVSYSSFLDLPMYKTFGIAGYEYMELLYNLSWSFEPQVNSGTATALSAQPTITELGLCLAVNSRIAVYNSYDYWQARRWERVYEPAPLVVHPLDGEVYGQLIKLESSYEVFFHGSMEVAEISKRQYSFQESYYTTVELLALEILTSRNARELSISQRQCRFTHEGETLMFSPVYSYNLCRIECRMKFAFKVCGCVPHFYRPIGKGNFRYRICDFEGLRCLGQHADEMITLRSKRYMIECNCLPNCDDSNFFIQAHRSREWFLGANLQWGLTDYPKMQLNRDIIFGLSDVFVYIGGLGGFFLGCSLITFAEFVFFLTWRLFK, from the exons atgggCGTGATAAGCCACAACCACAAGCATCACGTCCACACGCTACTATGgcgaataagaaaaaatcataCCAGAATACAACAATTAAGGAGCATGAAAACTCAGTCCACACAAGGCACTACATCACTGGCACCACTCATCATTCAAGCACGAACGATGGCTTCGACCGGATTGTGGAGACGGTTTTTGGAACGTTTCAAACGTTTTGTCGTAAATCTGTTGACCACCACCTCGGCGCACGGTATCGGTCATGTGGTACAGCAAGGACTGCACATAATCGAGCGCATCATTTGGATTTCTTGTATATCGATCGGTGTCTACGGTATGGTCGCACTGTCCCAACGCATCTGGAACAGATTCCAAACCTCGCCGACCGTCATCTCGATGGATCGTAACATGTACTTTTGGAACACGAGCTTTCCGAGCCTAACCATCTGCTCCCATCGACGGATCGACGAGGATAAGCTGGCGCACTACATTCGATTGCGGGGCTTTGACGAGGATGATGCTGAGCAGTTCCGTGAGTTTGTTGTCCTGCTGGCAAACGTGTCGTACAGCTCATTTCTCGATCTACCAATGTACAAAACGTTCGGTATCGCTGGCTACGAGTATATGGAGCTGCTGTACAACTTATCCTGGAGCTTCGAACCGCAGGTCAACAGTGGCACCGCTACTGCTCTGTCCGCACAGCCCACGATTACGGAGCTTGGGCTGTGTTTGGCAGTAAACTCGCGGATCGCCGTATACAATTCGTACGACTATTGGCAGGCTCGTCGATGGGAACGTGTGTACGAACCAGCACCACTAGTCGTGCATCCTCTGGACGGGGAAGTTTACGGGCAACTGATTAAGCTCGAAAGCTCGTATGAGGTGTTTTTCCATGGATCGATGGAGGTGGCCGAAATCTCTAAACGCCAGTATTCGTTCCAAGAGTCCTACTACACTACGGTCGAACTGTTAGCGTTGGAAATACTTACCTCACGCAATGCTCGCGAACTGTCTATCTCCCAGCGCCAGTGCCGCTTTACTCACGAAGGTGAAACGCTCATGTTCAGTCCAGTTTACAGCTATAACCTGTGCCGTATCGAGTGTCGCATGAAGTTTGCTTTCAaggtgtgtggctgtgtgccACATTTCTATCGGCCAATCGGGAAAGGTAATTTCCGATACCGTATTTGCGATTTTGAAGGTTTGCGATGTCTTGGACAGCACGCAG ATGAGATGATAACATTACGTTCGAAACGGTACATGATCGAATGCAACTGCTTGCCAAATTGTGACGATTCAAATTTCTTCATACAAGCACAT cGATCCCGCGAGTGGTTTCTGGGAGCAAATCTACAATGGGGATTGACGGACTATCCCAAAATGCAGCTGAACAGGGATATTATATTTGGACTATCTGATGTATTCG TGTACATTGGTGGACTGGGAGGTTTCTTTCTTGGTTGCAGTTTGATCACATTTGCTGAATTCGTTTTCTTTCTCACGTGGCGActgtttaaataa
- the LOC125763211 gene encoding dynein regulatory complex protein 9-like gives MRSWNNHPSSQVAQANTLTMGESRHEESALICRKIVEECLRKFEILECCSKNAKLYDSTGTYSMANLLHQKSMGLRSVLVELAANPKHLASVTSLSTLGSCMSCVESASGEERIYYDRFEYLDRCKIIQRLAKRLELLQYQCHEYNHKLHEESQIEMAKQRFVMLWESARKEQLRESISLRVQDLQKEQTIVDRSRANAFQAALTIDQYYDWKLANTEQTIEDWMTRFDREKEEQDARFQKARATEKYWNELLQLYDQQAQEILDLEKVLQRWEAEAEFKEYCHRMATRLQAWWRGVMVRKGYGRFGTSGRNKGKKSKNKEKKVKKLKK, from the exons ATGCGCTCTTGGAATAATCATCCTAGTAGCCAAGTTGCACAGGCAAACACGCTAACCATGGGCGAATCTAGACACGAAGAAAGCGCACTCATCTGTAGAAAAATTGTAGAAGAATGCTTacgaaaatttgaaattctaGAATGTTGTTCTAAGAATGCAAAATTGTACGATTCTACCGGCACGTATTCTATGGCTAACCTATTGCACCAGAAAAGCATGGGATTACGTTCGGTGTTGGTAGAGCTTGCCGCAAATCCGAAACACCTAGCATCAGTCACCTCGTTAAGCACACTTGGTAGTTGCATGTCGTGCGTTGAGAGCGCTTCAGGAGAAGAAAGAATTTACTACGATCGCTTTGAATATCTTGACCGATGCAAAATAATTCAGCGTTTAGCAAAAAGACTTGAACTGTTACAATATCAATGCCATGAATACAATCACAAGCTCCAC GAAGAATCACAAATCGAAATGGCCAAGCAGCGCTTTGTTATGCTATGGGAATCGGCACGTAAAGAACAGTTACGTGAATCTATTTCGCTACGTGTACAAGATCTTCAGAAAGAACAAACGATCGTGGACCGTAGTAGGGCAAACGCATTTCAGGCAGCGCTTACAATAGACCAGTATTACGATTGGAAGCTGGCGAACACCGAACAAACCATTGAGGATTGGATGACCCGTTTCGATCGTGAAAAGGAGGAACAAGATGCTCGTTTTCAAAAAGCTCGCGCAACGGAAAAGTATTGGAACGAGCTACTGCAACTTTACGACCAACAGGCGCAGGAAATACTTGACTTAGAGAAGGTTTTACAGCGTTGGGAAGCGGAAGCCGAATTTAAAGAATACTGCCACCGTATGGCCACTAGATTGCAGGCCTGGTGGCGCGGTGTGatggtacgcaaaggatatgGCAGGTTTGGCACATCTGGAAGgaacaaaggaaagaaaagcaaaaacaaggaaaaaaaagtaaaaaagcttaagaaataa